A part of Caldicellulosiruptor owensensis OL genomic DNA contains:
- the xylB gene encoding xylulokinase has translation MYFIGIDVGTSGTKTILTDSKGNILATATFEYPLYQPQIGWAEQNPEDWWDASVKGIRSVLEKSKVDPREVKAVGLTGQMHGLVMLDKNYNVIRPSIIWCDQRTAKECDEITEKVGKERLIEITANPALTGFTASKILWVRNNEPQNYEKVYKILLPKDYIRFKLTGEFATDVSDASGMQLLDIKNRCWSDEVLEKLGIDKDLLGKVYESPEVTGKINKAASEITGLCEGTLVVAGGGDQAAGAVGNGIVKTGVISSTIGSSGVVFAHLDEFKIDPQGRVHTFCHAVPGKWHVMGVTQGAGLSLKWFRDNFAHIEKAAFEFIDKDPYILMDQEAELANPGADGLIFLPYLMGERTPILDPYAKGIFFGITAKHTRREFIRAVMEGVVFSLKNCLDILHEMGIEVKEVRVSGGGAKSKLWKQIQADVFEMDVWTLNSKEGPAFGAAILAAVGAGEYQKVEEACDTMIQKVDSCRPNEKLFEIYRRTYKLYNSIYPRIKDLFNM, from the coding sequence ATGTATTTTATTGGAATTGACGTTGGGACATCCGGGACAAAAACCATTTTAACTGACTCAAAAGGTAACATCCTGGCAACAGCTACATTTGAATATCCTCTTTATCAGCCTCAGATTGGCTGGGCTGAGCAAAATCCCGAAGACTGGTGGGATGCAAGTGTTAAAGGGATCAGAAGCGTGCTTGAAAAGTCGAAGGTTGACCCCAGGGAAGTTAAAGCTGTGGGACTTACCGGCCAGATGCACGGACTTGTGATGCTTGACAAAAACTACAATGTTATAAGACCGTCAATCATCTGGTGCGACCAGAGAACAGCAAAAGAATGTGATGAAATAACAGAAAAGGTTGGCAAGGAAAGACTTATTGAAATTACAGCAAACCCTGCACTGACTGGTTTTACAGCGTCAAAGATTCTGTGGGTGAGGAACAACGAGCCCCAAAACTATGAGAAGGTCTACAAGATTTTACTTCCAAAAGACTATATAAGATTTAAGCTTACAGGCGAATTTGCAACAGATGTATCTGATGCATCTGGTATGCAGCTTTTGGACATTAAAAACAGATGCTGGTCTGATGAGGTACTTGAAAAACTTGGGATAGACAAGGATTTGTTGGGCAAGGTTTACGAATCACCAGAGGTTACTGGTAAGATAAATAAAGCTGCAAGCGAAATTACAGGTCTTTGTGAAGGTACGCTTGTTGTTGCAGGTGGAGGAGACCAGGCAGCAGGCGCTGTTGGCAATGGTATAGTAAAGACAGGTGTAATTTCCTCTACCATCGGTTCATCTGGTGTTGTGTTTGCCCATCTTGACGAGTTTAAGATTGACCCGCAGGGAAGGGTTCATACATTTTGTCATGCAGTGCCAGGAAAATGGCATGTGATGGGTGTAACACAAGGTGCCGGACTTTCTCTCAAGTGGTTTAGAGATAACTTTGCACACATCGAAAAAGCTGCGTTTGAGTTTATTGACAAAGACCCATACATTTTGATGGACCAGGAGGCAGAACTTGCAAACCCAGGCGCAGACGGACTTATTTTCCTGCCATATTTGATGGGGGAAAGAACGCCCATTTTAGACCCGTACGCAAAAGGAATATTCTTTGGGATAACGGCAAAGCATACTCGAAGAGAGTTTATTAGAGCTGTTATGGAGGGTGTTGTATTTTCACTTAAAAACTGTCTTGATATTTTACATGAGATGGGCATTGAGGTAAAGGAAGTAAGAGTCTCAGGCGGTGGTGCAAAAAGCAAGCTCTGGAAACAGATACAGGCAGACGTATTTGAGATGGATGTGTGGACGTTAAATTCTAAAGAAGGACCTGCATTTGGTGCAGCTATCTTGGCAGCAGTTGGTGCAGGAGAATATCAGAAGGTTGAAGAAGCATGTGATACTATGATTCAAAAAGTAGATAGCTGCAGACCAAATGAAAAACTATTTGAAATATATAGAAGAACTTATAAACTTTACAACAGTATATATCCAAGAATTAAGGACTTATTTAACATGTAA
- a CDS encoding HD-GYP domain-containing protein, which translates to MLKKYKVFEKKQKFIIKKLKEEKDNIEKSYFDSIQLNREMTNIVKRLIETERDLREKNEWLKNFFELSTRIISLSTVENIVETVGEYSLGSLQFFRMSVYHDGDDKTFRILGQFGQKDAHEHLLLNRAKEDTNIAYKIENKNIVKIAIPVVSEEKCEGICFYGIKCKSTSSEDIEYYISLCNFITIAIKNAIYYSNLKRQKSEIEDLYEKSTYMNEKLRETVEELNKSKVELEKKNKEIEKFFYETILCLSKAIEYKDVYTKGHCERVQNIALKIADELSLSQEEKDVLKVACLLHDIGKIGVKEDILNKRGSLEAHEYVEIQKHPLIGYNILKDLDFTERIKKVVLQHHERIDGKGYPFGLKEEEIDLLAKIVAVADAYDAMTSDRPYRKAFDKQTALGEMRKCAGNQFDAKIVEKLINLAQKGLVMFL; encoded by the coding sequence ATGTTAAAGAAATATAAAGTATTTGAGAAAAAACAAAAGTTTATAATTAAGAAACTAAAAGAGGAAAAGGACAATATTGAAAAAAGTTATTTTGATAGTATTCAACTGAACAGAGAGATGACAAATATTGTAAAGAGATTAATCGAAACAGAAAGAGATTTAAGAGAAAAAAATGAGTGGCTTAAAAATTTTTTTGAACTCTCAACCAGGATTATTAGTCTTTCAACTGTAGAAAATATAGTTGAAACTGTAGGTGAATATAGCCTTGGAAGTTTGCAATTTTTTCGCATGAGCGTTTATCATGATGGTGATGATAAGACCTTCAGAATCTTGGGGCAGTTTGGACAAAAAGATGCGCATGAACATCTGCTTTTGAACAGGGCGAAAGAGGATACAAATATTGCTTATAAAATAGAAAATAAAAACATAGTAAAGATAGCGATTCCAGTTGTTTCAGAAGAAAAATGTGAAGGTATTTGTTTTTATGGAATAAAATGCAAAAGCACTTCGAGCGAAGATATTGAATATTATATCAGCCTGTGCAATTTTATAACAATAGCTATAAAAAATGCTATTTATTATTCAAATCTCAAAAGACAAAAATCAGAAATAGAAGATTTGTATGAAAAAAGTACTTACATGAACGAAAAACTAAGGGAAACAGTGGAAGAATTAAATAAATCAAAAGTAGAACTTGAAAAGAAAAACAAAGAAATTGAGAAGTTTTTTTACGAAACAATCTTGTGTTTGTCTAAAGCAATTGAGTATAAGGATGTGTATACAAAAGGACACTGCGAGAGAGTGCAAAATATTGCTTTAAAGATTGCCGATGAGCTTTCACTTTCCCAAGAAGAAAAGGATGTTTTAAAGGTTGCATGTTTGCTTCATGACATAGGGAAGATTGGTGTAAAAGAGGACATACTCAACAAGAGAGGTTCTTTAGAAGCTCATGAGTATGTAGAAATACAAAAACATCCTTTAATAGGTTATAATATTTTAAAAGATTTAGATTTTACCGAGAGGATCAAAAAGGTTGTGCTTCAGCACCATGAAAGAATAGATGGCAAGGGTTATCCATTTGGATTGAAAGAGGAAGAGATAGACCTTCTTGCCAAGATTGTAGCTGTTGCCGATGCCTATGATGCAATGACCTCTGATAGACCCTACAGAAAAGCTTTTGATAAGCAAACAGCTCTGGGAGAGATGAGAAAGTGTGCTGGCAACCAGTTTGATGCCAAGATAGTGGAAAAACTGATTAATTTAGCTCAAAAAGGTTTAGTAATGTTTTTATAG
- a CDS encoding ANTAR domain-containing response regulator, with the protein MFKVILAIKNQRLFSIVKNTLIENGYTIADNATDFADCLRKIRVLKPDIVIMEYGFSVGSMIEMIDILKNDRICPVVILANQAQRSNIESVILEDDEFNVFLYSPFNKWAFISFVETIVKNWMRLRKLEEQIRKLQDDLETRKLVERAKGILMKELKLDEESAMKKLQKLSMDHQMPIKEVAKRIIEWKLKNSK; encoded by the coding sequence ATGTTCAAGGTTATTTTGGCTATAAAGAACCAAAGACTATTTTCTATTGTGAAAAATACCCTTATTGAAAATGGCTATACCATTGCTGATAATGCTACAGACTTTGCAGATTGTCTGAGAAAGATAAGAGTTTTAAAACCAGATATTGTTATTATGGAGTATGGGTTTAGTGTTGGCAGTATGATAGAGATGATAGATATTTTGAAAAATGACAGAATATGTCCTGTTGTCATCTTGGCAAACCAGGCACAAAGGTCTAATATAGAAAGCGTAATCTTAGAAGACGATGAGTTCAATGTTTTTTTATACAGTCCATTTAATAAATGGGCGTTTATATCTTTTGTTGAGACTATTGTAAAAAATTGGATGAGATTAAGAAAGTTAGAAGAGCAAATAAGAAAGCTTCAGGATGATTTAGAGACAAGAAAGCTTGTTGAAAGGGCGAAGGGAATTTTGATGAAGGAGCTAAAGCTTGATGAGGAAAGCGCAATGAAAAAGCTTCAAAAGCTCAGCATGGACCATCAGATGCCTATTAAAGAAGTGGCAAAGAGAATCATAGAATGGAAATTGAAGAACTCAAAGTGA
- a CDS encoding gamma-glutamyl-gamma-aminobutyrate hydrolase family protein: MEIEELKVNKVSPMNVLIFGGFDTENGKLYVMNEYIEILVMLNAKPIIFPISILSTEFLKEYIQMCECVLFCGGEDVHPKFYGKEPQWGIRRINLLRDQIELEAMRISYEMDRRVLAICRGVQVMNVAFGGTLIQDIERKSSISHYQNLNGMYGYHTVEVVGGLFTRIFGCRKILVNSFHHQAIEQVAPGFEIEGVSIDGIVEAISKKDRSFFVGVQWHPELMAKDDILQKKLFDSFLKG; this comes from the coding sequence ATGGAAATTGAAGAACTCAAAGTGAATAAGGTAAGTCCAATGAATGTGCTTATATTTGGCGGGTTTGATACAGAGAATGGAAAGCTTTATGTGATGAATGAGTACATAGAGATACTTGTGATGCTAAATGCAAAACCCATAATTTTTCCTATAAGTATCTTATCAACCGAGTTTTTAAAAGAGTACATACAGATGTGTGAGTGTGTTCTTTTTTGCGGAGGTGAGGATGTTCACCCCAAATTTTATGGCAAAGAACCTCAGTGGGGAATAAGAAGAATCAATCTTTTGAGGGACCAAATAGAGCTTGAGGCAATGAGAATTTCATATGAGATGGACAGAAGAGTTTTGGCAATCTGCAGAGGCGTGCAGGTTATGAATGTTGCGTTTGGTGGGACTTTGATACAGGACATAGAGAGAAAATCCTCCATCTCCCATTACCAGAATCTTAATGGTATGTATGGATATCACACTGTGGAAGTTGTTGGAGGGTTATTCACTCGCATCTTTGGATGCCGAAAGATTTTGGTAAACTCTTTTCACCATCAGGCAATAGAGCAGGTTGCGCCTGGGTTTGAAATAGAGGGAGTATCAATAGATGGTATTGTGGAGGCAATTTCAAAAAAAGATAGAAGTTTTTTTGTAGGTGTGCAGTGGCATCCCGAGCTTATGGCAAAAGATGATATTCTTCAAAAAAAGCTTTTTGATAGTTTTTTGAAAGGGTGA
- a CDS encoding mechanosensitive ion channel family protein, producing MYLSIDKISEVILKYSGKIIYSLIVLIAGFLILKFSNRMLEKWKKKQRGSVFPINQKRIDTLAALFKSIIKYSIYFLVIVLILENFNVSIKTILAVAGIGGLAIGFGAQSLIRDVIAGLFLIIEDQLSVGDYVTIDGRSGTVKEMGIKTIKIQDYNGSIHIIPNGSIGAITNWSRHNSKAIVDVKLNTKMNFDEVSLKLQEVFKEIEEEFKEDIVTPPQIVGIVDTNWIEYTLRIVTETKPLRHWDLERAMRKKIIEKLFVS from the coding sequence ATGTATTTGAGTATTGATAAAATATCTGAAGTAATTTTAAAATACAGCGGAAAAATAATTTACTCATTAATAGTGCTGATTGCAGGTTTTTTGATATTAAAATTTTCTAACAGAATGCTGGAAAAATGGAAGAAAAAACAGAGAGGTTCTGTGTTTCCTATAAATCAAAAAAGAATAGACACTCTTGCAGCACTTTTCAAAAGTATTATAAAATACTCTATATACTTTTTAGTGATTGTGCTCATTCTTGAAAACTTTAACGTTTCAATCAAAACAATCTTAGCTGTTGCAGGGATAGGTGGACTTGCGATAGGTTTTGGTGCCCAGAGTTTAATTCGCGACGTGATAGCAGGTCTTTTTTTGATTATAGAAGATCAGCTGTCTGTCGGTGACTATGTTACCATCGATGGAAGAAGTGGTACTGTAAAGGAAATGGGAATAAAGACCATTAAAATTCAGGATTACAACGGTTCAATCCATATTATACCAAACGGTTCCATAGGTGCAATTACAAACTGGTCAAGGCATAACTCAAAAGCAATTGTGGATGTTAAACTCAATACAAAGATGAACTTTGATGAGGTGTCTTTAAAGCTCCAAGAGGTGTTCAAAGAAATTGAAGAAGAATTCAAAGAAGACATTGTCACACCACCGCAGATTGTGGGTATTGTGGACACTAACTGGATAGAATATACACTCAGAATTGTGACAGAGACAAAACCTCTTCGCCACTGGGATTTAGAGAGGGCGATGAGAAAAAAGATAATTGAAAAGCTTTTTGTAAGCTAA
- a CDS encoding proline--tRNA ligase has translation MKVSELFMPTLKETPSDAEIESHKLMLRSGFMRQLSSGIYVYLPLGYRVLRKIENIVREEMDRSGAQELHMSALMPKELWEESGRWAVFGPEMFRIKDRNEREYCLGPTHEEAFTYIVRNEITSYRELPKILYQIQTKFRDERRPRFGVMRCREFTMKDAYSFDIDEKGLDISYQKMYDAYVRIFKRCGLDVKIVEADTGAMGGASSHEFMVPSSVGEAEIAYCKACGYAANLEKAECLDTPVENNEKPKEKQEVYTPNVKTIEELVNFLGIDSTRFVKTMIYKADDKFVAVLVRGDREVNETKLKNLLGATELELASAEDVERITGAKVGFAGPISLSIDVYADNEIKYLKNFVVGANKTDYHIKNVNLSDFKVTKFADLRNITQDDLCPKCRSQKVTIERGIEVGHIFKLGTKYTEAFGCVYTDEKGEKKLMIMGCYGIGINRTAAAIIEQMHDEDGIIWPITVAPYEVIVVPVNIKDENQHKIAFEIYENLQKNGIEVLIDDRDERAGVKFKDADLIGIPFRVTVGKKVSEGKLEIRNRRTKETFEVEIDNAVEFIMNLIKQEKAKYQV, from the coding sequence ATGAAAGTTTCAGAGCTTTTTATGCCAACTTTAAAAGAAACACCTTCAGATGCAGAGATTGAATCACACAAGCTTATGCTAAGGTCTGGTTTTATGAGACAGCTTTCCTCTGGCATTTATGTGTATCTGCCTCTTGGTTACAGAGTTTTGAGAAAGATAGAGAACATTGTTAGAGAAGAAATGGATAGAAGCGGTGCTCAAGAGCTTCATATGTCTGCACTTATGCCAAAAGAGCTCTGGGAAGAGTCGGGAAGATGGGCAGTGTTTGGACCAGAGATGTTCAGAATAAAGGACAGAAATGAAAGAGAGTACTGTTTGGGTCCTACACATGAAGAGGCGTTCACATATATAGTTAGAAATGAGATCACCTCTTATCGAGAGCTTCCTAAAATTTTATATCAAATTCAAACAAAGTTTCGCGATGAAAGAAGGCCCAGGTTTGGTGTTATGCGCTGCCGAGAATTTACAATGAAAGATGCTTATTCTTTTGACATTGATGAAAAAGGCTTGGACATATCATACCAAAAGATGTATGATGCCTATGTGAGGATCTTCAAAAGATGCGGGCTTGATGTAAAGATTGTCGAGGCAGACACAGGTGCAATGGGCGGAGCAAGTTCACACGAGTTCATGGTTCCATCTTCAGTTGGTGAGGCAGAAATTGCATATTGCAAAGCGTGCGGATATGCTGCAAACTTGGAAAAGGCAGAATGTTTGGACACACCAGTGGAAAACAATGAAAAGCCAAAAGAAAAGCAGGAAGTCTATACACCAAACGTTAAAACAATAGAGGAACTTGTGAATTTTCTTGGTATCGACAGCACGAGGTTTGTAAAGACAATGATTTACAAGGCAGATGATAAATTTGTTGCAGTACTGGTGAGGGGAGACAGAGAGGTAAATGAGACAAAGCTAAAAAATCTTTTAGGAGCTACAGAGCTTGAGCTTGCATCGGCAGAGGATGTAGAGAGAATTACAGGTGCAAAGGTGGGATTTGCCGGACCAATTAGCCTTTCGATAGATGTGTATGCAGACAACGAGATAAAATACCTCAAAAACTTTGTGGTGGGCGCAAATAAGACAGATTATCATATAAAGAATGTTAATCTCTCAGATTTTAAAGTAACAAAGTTTGCAGACCTCAGAAATATAACCCAAGACGACCTTTGCCCTAAATGCCGCTCTCAAAAGGTGACAATTGAAAGAGGAATTGAGGTTGGACACATATTTAAGCTTGGTACAAAGTATACAGAGGCTTTTGGCTGCGTGTATACAGATGAAAAAGGCGAAAAGAAGCTCATGATAATGGGATGTTATGGTATTGGTATCAACAGAACAGCTGCTGCGATAATTGAGCAGATGCATGATGAAGATGGTATAATCTGGCCAATAACAGTTGCGCCGTATGAGGTAATTGTCGTGCCTGTGAATATAAAAGATGAAAATCAACACAAGATTGCATTTGAGATTTATGAAAATCTTCAGAAAAATGGGATTGAAGTTTTGATTGATGACAGAGATGAAAGAGCGGGTGTGAAGTTCAAGGATGCAGATTTGATAGGGATTCCGTTCAGAGTTACTGTTGGGAAAAAAGTATCAGAAGGAAAGCTCGAAATCAGAAACAGAAGAACAAAAGAGACTTTTGAAGTTGAAATTGACAATGCTGTAGAGTTTATAATGAATCTTATAAAGCAAGAAAAAGCAAAGTACCAGGTATAA
- a CDS encoding cyclase family protein produces the protein MKIIDVSIPISNDMVYFPGDPNPQISRVYSIEKGEVANVSKLILSSHTGTHIDAPAHFIKNGNTVDKIPLERLIGKVRVLDVGEEDSITKKFLESKNIQYNERIFFKTKNSWYLKRDTKFFKNFVYLSVDAAEYLVEKKVEVVGIDYLSIEEFNSKNFPVHRLLLSNDVVIVEGLCLLDVNEGRYKYIALPLKIEECDGAPARVILIEG, from the coding sequence ATGAAGATTATTGATGTTAGCATTCCAATTTCAAATGATATGGTTTATTTCCCTGGCGATCCAAATCCGCAAATATCAAGGGTTTATAGCATTGAAAAAGGAGAAGTAGCAAACGTGAGCAAGCTCATACTTTCATCCCACACAGGGACGCATATTGATGCACCAGCTCATTTTATAAAAAATGGTAATACAGTTGATAAGATTCCATTAGAGAGGTTAATTGGAAAAGTCAGGGTGTTAGATGTGGGTGAGGAAGATAGCATAACAAAGAAGTTTCTTGAAAGCAAGAATATTCAGTATAATGAGAGGATATTTTTTAAAACAAAAAATTCTTGGTATCTAAAAAGGGATACAAAGTTTTTTAAAAATTTTGTTTACTTGAGTGTCGATGCAGCTGAATATCTGGTAGAGAAAAAAGTTGAAGTTGTTGGGATTGACTATCTTTCAATAGAGGAATTTAATTCAAAGAATTTTCCTGTGCACAGATTGCTTCTTTCAAATGATGTTGTTATTGTTGAAGGCTTATGTCTTTTAGATGTGAATGAGGGAAGATATAAATATATAGCCCTGCCCCTTAAGATAGAGGAATGTGACGGTGCACCTGCAAGGGTTATATTAATTGAAGGTTAA
- a CDS encoding helix-turn-helix domain-containing protein codes for MVEWMIALDERKRLEEFGLKIRILREEKRISQKELAKRLEISPQALANYEKGKRMPGINILVRLSEELDVSIDFLLGLTDIRKPKSRMVKEHLEMLENIQEKEEILSLIEELSNWEPEAVKIIERFLKRVRKNVESRDKGRYT; via the coding sequence ATGGTAGAATGGATGATTGCATTGGATGAAAGAAAAAGATTGGAAGAATTTGGGCTTAAGATAAGAATTTTGAGAGAAGAAAAAAGGATATCTCAAAAAGAATTGGCAAAAAGACTTGAAATTTCTCCTCAAGCCCTGGCAAATTACGAAAAAGGCAAAAGAATGCCCGGAATTAACATTCTTGTAAGACTTTCCGAAGAACTGGATGTGAGTATTGATTTTCTGCTGGGGCTTACTGATATAAGAAAGCCAAAGAGTAGGATGGTAAAAGAACATTTAGAGATGCTTGAGAATATTCAAGAGAAAGAAGAGATATTATCACTCATTGAAGAACTCTCAAATTGGGAACCTGAGGCGGTAAAGATTATTGAAAGATTTTTGAAGAGAGTTAGAAAAAACGTAGAGAGTAGAGATAAAGGTAGATATACTTAA
- a CDS encoding methyl-accepting chemotaxis protein translates to MELSKIQTPRNPLKSGVQSATISTQSQGGGQEQISAGSIFDSSKKKERRDELKKNTIIERLAAASSETQAAVAQATRNVNELQVAVQEIAASAQEASKAANESLKAIQEIEKVAKVSDEKAVELSNSIGNLQTLIQNISDEIGEMIRGIELAAQTSLESAENVLQLEKQANEIRSTAQAVMEVADQTNLLALNAAIEAARAGKHGRGFAVVADEVRSLAEITNKAAIEIQNIIEEIQKDVNVVAEDIRSVGELVRGEAEKAKSVTDDLQKIENAINTIVEAMKEIRVLSRNMMNAASEVRGGSQQIAAAAEETAAATEESNASLIEQTKALNEINNAITMLAEMADELRSTNITQKNAEELAAASAELAAMVEESHKASYQISSALEQIMQASEEQAAACEESQKATENLKEMQKDIVDRLENTTKLAKELQDILEKNRRDVEGLIEGVAQSVEKNRQSLESVRALEKRIRNIEKIIDTISNVTTKVDLLSLNGSIEAARSGKYGKGFAVVAGDIKQLAQQSSEAIGNIKEMVRNINDQVRIVYEDVETAIKTSAQENEKAQKITVSLERVNLATEKVLAEGGQLLKMAQDAEAALTQIAAGTMQIARGAEEASQAAQSAATQAQEQLKAISQIAQATQELANLAEELKNI, encoded by the coding sequence ATGGAGCTTTCAAAGATTCAAACGCCCAGAAATCCTCTAAAGAGCGGTGTTCAATCTGCAACCATTTCAACTCAAAGTCAGGGAGGTGGGCAAGAGCAAATTTCTGCAGGGAGTATTTTTGACTCTTCAAAGAAAAAAGAGCGAAGAGATGAACTCAAGAAAAACACAATAATCGAAAGGCTTGCTGCGGCCTCAAGCGAAACTCAGGCTGCTGTTGCTCAGGCAACACGTAATGTCAATGAACTTCAGGTTGCAGTACAAGAGATTGCAGCATCTGCTCAGGAAGCCTCAAAAGCTGCAAATGAATCATTAAAAGCTATTCAGGAGATTGAAAAGGTAGCAAAAGTATCAGATGAAAAAGCGGTTGAACTTTCAAATTCTATTGGAAATCTTCAAACTCTTATTCAAAATATTTCTGATGAGATTGGAGAAATGATCAGAGGAATAGAACTTGCCGCACAAACCTCACTTGAGTCGGCAGAAAATGTTTTGCAACTTGAAAAACAGGCAAACGAAATCAGAAGTACTGCGCAAGCTGTTATGGAGGTTGCTGACCAGACAAATCTTCTTGCACTCAATGCAGCAATTGAGGCTGCAAGAGCGGGCAAACATGGTCGTGGGTTTGCTGTTGTTGCAGATGAAGTAAGAAGCCTTGCAGAAATAACAAACAAAGCTGCTATTGAAATTCAAAACATAATAGAAGAAATTCAAAAGGATGTAAACGTTGTGGCAGAAGATATAAGAAGTGTTGGTGAACTTGTAAGAGGTGAGGCTGAAAAAGCAAAAAGTGTAACAGATGATTTGCAAAAAATAGAAAATGCTATTAATACAATTGTTGAGGCTATGAAAGAAATAAGGGTTTTGTCAAGAAACATGATGAATGCAGCAAGTGAAGTCAGGGGCGGAAGTCAGCAAATTGCAGCGGCAGCTGAAGAAACAGCAGCGGCAACTGAAGAGTCAAATGCCTCATTGATTGAACAGACAAAGGCATTGAATGAGATTAACAACGCGATAACAATGCTTGCGGAAATGGCTGATGAGCTAAGGTCCACGAACATTACTCAAAAGAATGCGGAGGAGCTTGCAGCAGCATCTGCTGAGCTTGCAGCTATGGTGGAAGAGTCACACAAAGCAAGTTATCAGATATCCTCGGCATTAGAGCAGATTATGCAAGCAAGCGAAGAACAGGCAGCAGCTTGTGAAGAGTCTCAAAAGGCAACAGAAAACTTGAAAGAAATGCAAAAAGATATAGTTGATAGATTAGAAAATACTACCAAGTTAGCAAAAGAGTTACAAGATATTTTAGAAAAAAATAGAAGAGATGTTGAAGGGTTAATTGAAGGTGTTGCTCAGTCGGTTGAAAAGAATCGACAGTCATTGGAAAGCGTAAGGGCACTTGAAAAAAGAATTAGAAATATTGAGAAGATAATTGATACAATCTCAAATGTTACAACAAAAGTAGATTTGTTGTCACTCAATGGTTCAATTGAAGCAGCTCGATCTGGCAAGTATGGAAAAGGATTTGCGGTTGTTGCAGGGGATATAAAACAGCTTGCTCAACAGTCAAGTGAAGCGATTGGAAATATAAAGGAAATGGTGAGAAATATTAACGACCAAGTAAGAATTGTGTATGAGGATGTAGAAACTGCTATTAAGACATCTGCTCAGGAAAATGAAAAAGCGCAAAAAATAACTGTTTCACTTGAAAGAGTAAACCTTGCAACTGAAAAAGTTTTAGCAGAGGGTGGTCAGCTACTCAAGATGGCACAGGATGCAGAAGCAGCACTTACACAGATTGCAGCAGGAACCATGCAGATAGCAAGAGGAGCAGAAGAAGCTTCACAAGCAGCTCAAAGTGCGGCAACCCAAGCACAGGAACAGCTAAAAGCTATCTCCCAGATTGCTCAAGCTACTCAAGAGCTTGCTAATCTTGCAGAAGAATTGAAAAATATTTGA
- a CDS encoding chemotaxis protein CheW: MIDEERKRLLKADIPEDFEEEDELTDEKQLVIFKLGNEEYGVDIMQVKEIIKMTNITKIPQVPSFVEGIISLRGEILPIIDMRKKFGLPAVEKTRQTRILVINLDNVTIGGIVDEVTEVLRLPNDAITPPPPVIRGINTEYLQGVGQINGRIIILLDMSKILTSNEVIQIEELKEELLNSDLQ; the protein is encoded by the coding sequence ATGATTGACGAAGAAAGAAAAAGACTTTTGAAAGCAGATATACCTGAAGATTTTGAGGAAGAAGATGAACTTACCGATGAAAAGCAGCTTGTGATTTTTAAGCTTGGGAACGAAGAGTATGGTGTTGATATAATGCAGGTAAAAGAAATTATTAAAATGACCAATATAACAAAAATACCACAGGTTCCTTCATTTGTTGAAGGGATAATAAGTCTGCGGGGAGAGATATTACCAATAATTGATATGCGTAAGAAATTTGGTCTTCCAGCAGTGGAGAAAACAAGACAGACAAGAATACTTGTTATAAACCTTGACAATGTAACAATAGGTGGAATTGTTGATGAAGTTACAGAAGTTTTAAGACTCCCAAACGATGCAATAACTCCACCACCACCTGTTATAAGAGGAATTAATACAGAGTACTTACAGGGTGTTGGTCAGATTAATGGAAGAATAATAATTCTTCTTGATATGTCAAAGATACTTACTTCAAATGAAGTGATTCAGATTGAAGAACTGAAGGAGGAACTGTTGAATTCAGATCTGCAATAG